From Chitinophagales bacterium, one genomic window encodes:
- a CDS encoding CPBP family intramembrane metalloprotease, which yields MQKRLFLGLILFILGLSGVFSLLFVDLPMGSIPPEVLDKVSPKTLKWLMLINPAIMLFVSIFLGIFTFNKVGLRSPILGKLSGLYEQDFNWKEILIYGIALGTLAGALIVLVSHFYKQSFPAEFALLNKDVNLHIAARILYGGITEEILTRFGLMSLFVYLFSFVVKSPPELKFWLGIIVSSLLFAAGHLPVVFQAVSQPGVSTIAYIIIGNSIAGLLFGWLYWKKGLESAMIGHMVAHLCMIMLGNIFQIS from the coding sequence ATGCAAAAAAGATTATTTCTAGGTTTGATTTTATTTATACTTGGTCTCAGTGGAGTATTCAGTTTGCTTTTTGTTGATCTGCCGATGGGTTCCATTCCTCCTGAAGTGTTAGATAAAGTGAGTCCAAAAACTCTAAAGTGGTTAATGCTCATTAATCCAGCTATTATGTTATTCGTTTCAATTTTTCTAGGGATATTCACCTTCAATAAGGTGGGACTTCGATCTCCAATTCTAGGGAAACTCAGCGGATTATATGAACAAGACTTTAATTGGAAAGAAATACTAATCTATGGAATAGCCCTAGGGACACTAGCAGGTGCACTCATTGTATTGGTCAGTCATTTTTATAAACAATCATTTCCAGCTGAATTTGCACTCCTGAATAAAGATGTCAATTTACATATTGCTGCGAGAATTTTATATGGCGGCATTACTGAAGAAATCTTGACTAGATTTGGTCTCATGAGTTTATTCGTTTATTTATTTTCATTCGTAGTCAAATCTCCACCAGAACTAAAGTTTTGGCTAGGGATAATCGTCAGTAGTTTGCTATTTGCTGCAGGTCATTTACCAGTAGTGTTTCAAGCTGTATCTCAACCAGGAGTATCAACCATTGCATATATAATTATTGGGAATAGTATAGCCGGTTTATTGTTTGGCTGGCTATATTGGAAAAAAGGTTTGGAAAGCGCTATGATAGGGCATATGGTAGCGCATTTGTGTATGATTATGCTGGGAAATATTTTCCAGATATCGTAA
- a CDS encoding sulfite exporter TauE/SafE family protein, translating into MEKYYLFYFLAFVAEVIGTLSGFGSSILFVPLASYFFDVKEVLGITGMFHVFSNLAKIFLFHKHLDKNILLKLGIPAIVFVIIGALLSKYIPTHYLEIFVCFTLCFIAILLLIYSDKGIEINNRNLVSSGIFSGFFAGIIGSGGAIRGLALTSLQLEKSILISTSAFIDLGVDISRTIVYLFNGYMNKESYLILPGLIVIAIIGSYIGKRLLVYLSQSNFRKLVLIIILSTTILQLYKLLFEAK; encoded by the coding sequence TTGGAAAAATATTATCTTTTTTATTTCTTAGCCTTTGTAGCCGAAGTTATAGGAACTCTAAGCGGATTCGGTTCTTCCATACTATTTGTGCCGTTAGCTTCATATTTTTTTGATGTAAAAGAAGTATTAGGCATTACAGGCATGTTTCACGTTTTTAGTAATCTGGCAAAGATTTTTTTATTTCATAAACATTTAGATAAAAACATTTTACTTAAATTAGGGATTCCAGCTATTGTGTTTGTAATTATTGGTGCATTATTAAGCAAGTATATACCAACGCATTATCTAGAAATTTTTGTTTGCTTTACATTGTGCTTTATTGCAATATTGCTCTTAATATACTCTGACAAAGGGATTGAAATTAATAATAGAAATCTAGTTAGCAGTGGAATTTTTTCAGGATTTTTTGCTGGAATAATTGGCAGTGGTGGAGCTATCAGAGGATTAGCATTAACAAGCCTTCAACTAGAAAAGTCTATTTTAATATCAACTTCAGCATTCATCGATTTAGGTGTAGATATAAGTAGAACTATAGTTTACTTGTTCAATGGGTACATGAATAAAGAATCTTATCTGATATTGCCTGGACTAATTGTTATTGCCATTATTGGCAGCTATATTGGAAAAAGACTACTCGTTTACCTCAGTCAATCAAATTTTAGAAAACTTGTTTTGATAATTATACTATCGACAACGATATTACAACTCTATAAATTATTATTTGAAGCGAAGTAA
- a CDS encoding isoaspartyl peptidase/L-asparaginase: MKIIIHGGFFSESSQSLETKKAKQDALARIVQDSYEYLKSHTALETVVYAVSLLEDDELFNAGIGSMIQSDGKIRMSASLMDGVSKKMSGVINLEQTKNPIQVAHVLQKEQDRILAGEGATDYARRHGFEQFSTEIPKRREEYEAKLKSLGTGTVGCVVLDKNGYLAAATSTGGKGFELVGRVSDSATVAGNYANDFCGVSLTGVGEDIVSGAMAAKIVTRVTDGMSLEKAVEKTFDEIKPFDGFAGAICIDKFGNIVHRDSFPTMVFASFDGISLEVFL, encoded by the coding sequence ATGAAAATCATTATTCACGGGGGTTTTTTCTCCGAATCATCACAAAGCCTGGAAACTAAAAAGGCTAAGCAAGATGCACTAGCTAGAATTGTTCAGGATAGTTACGAATATTTAAAATCTCACACTGCCTTGGAGACAGTTGTCTATGCTGTGAGTTTGCTTGAAGATGATGAACTTTTCAATGCTGGCATAGGCTCTATGATTCAAAGTGATGGGAAAATACGCATGAGTGCTTCGCTCATGGATGGGGTATCCAAAAAAATGAGTGGTGTTATTAATTTAGAACAAACTAAAAATCCTATTCAAGTAGCTCACGTTTTACAAAAAGAACAAGATAGAATCCTAGCAGGGGAGGGTGCTACTGATTACGCAAGAAGACATGGATTTGAACAATTCTCTACAGAAATACCAAAACGACGAGAAGAATACGAAGCTAAGTTAAAATCACTAGGTACAGGTACGGTGGGTTGTGTAGTTTTAGATAAAAACGGCTATCTAGCAGCAGCTACTTCGACAGGAGGTAAGGGCTTTGAACTAGTGGGCCGTGTTTCTGATTCAGCTACGGTAGCAGGAAACTATGCCAACGATTTCTGTGGAGTGAGTCTTACAGGTGTAGGCGAAGACATAGTCAGTGGGGCTATGGCGGCAAAAATTGTTACGCGAGTGACAGATGGTATGAGTTTAGAAAAGGCTGTAGAAAAGACCTTTGATGAAATCAAACCCTTTGATGGCTTTGCTGGTGCTATTTGTATCGATAAATTTGGTAATATCGTGCATCGGGATTCTTTTCCAACTATGGTCTTTGCAAGCTTTGATGGAATTAGTCTTGAAGTTTTTCTTTAA
- a CDS encoding cyanophycinase, with the protein MIKGKLVVIGGAVDKGSFTEKEFDANVEKNLNFFEKGILRRIIDESLLKEDSRIEIITTASKIPKTVGPEYKKAFEFLGCNHVDVLHIENREIANQEETLERLQNANIVMFTGGDQLRLTSILGGTKFHDILLDKYQNEDFVYAGTSAGAAAASNNMIYQGSSQEALLKGEVKITSGLGLINDVIIDTHFVQRGRIGRLFQAVVGNPKVLGIGLGEDTGLLITQNNTHMEAIGSGLVILVDGREVKDTNLTAVEMGQPISINHLVTHVMSQYDTFDLDTYKMTIKSSSFVLVP; encoded by the coding sequence ATGATAAAAGGAAAATTAGTCGTCATAGGAGGTGCAGTCGATAAAGGCAGCTTTACTGAGAAGGAATTTGACGCCAATGTAGAAAAGAATTTAAATTTCTTTGAAAAAGGTATTTTACGTCGAATAATCGATGAATCATTGTTAAAAGAGGATTCACGAATAGAAATAATCACGACAGCCTCTAAAATACCTAAAACGGTTGGACCTGAATATAAAAAGGCTTTTGAATTTCTCGGGTGTAACCATGTTGATGTTTTACATATTGAAAATAGAGAAATAGCTAATCAAGAGGAAACCCTAGAAAGATTGCAGAATGCGAATATTGTTATGTTTACCGGGGGAGACCAACTTCGATTAACATCTATCCTTGGTGGTACGAAGTTTCATGATATATTACTTGATAAATACCAGAATGAAGATTTCGTATATGCTGGTACATCAGCAGGTGCGGCAGCGGCTTCCAATAATATGATTTACCAAGGTTCCAGTCAAGAGGCCTTGCTCAAAGGCGAGGTAAAAATCACGAGTGGTTTAGGACTTATCAATGATGTGATTATCGATACACATTTCGTGCAGCGAGGCAGAATTGGTCGCTTGTTTCAAGCTGTGGTAGGAAATCCAAAAGTGCTAGGGATAGGTCTTGGCGAAGATACTGGGCTACTCATTACACAAAATAATACCCACATGGAGGCAATAGGCTCTGGGCTTGTTATTTTGGTAGATGGTAGAGAGGTAAAGGACACCAACTTAACCGCTGTAGAAATGGGTCAGCCGATATCTATCAATCATCTGGTCACTCACGTGATGAGTCAATATGATACCTTTGACCTCGATACTTATAAAATGACTATCAAGTCATCTAGTTTCGTTCTAGTTCCTTAA